ATCCTAGGATCTGCGCGCGTCGCTTCGCTCCTTGCTTCGCGGGCTAGTAGCGCGCAAGCCATCGTCCCTACTCAAACACAATCGCCTGCAACGCCCCGCCGTTGCGCTTCAGCCAGTCCTTGCAGCGGTCGGTATCGGGGCACAGTTTCTCGCACAGCTTCCAGAATTTCGGGCCGTGGTTCATCTCCTTGAGATGCGCCACCTCATGCGCCACCAAATAGTTTATCACCGCCGGCGGGGCCATCATGATGCGCCAGGAGAAGGAGAGATTGCCCTCCGAGGTGCATGACCCCCAGCGGCTGGACGTATCCTTGTACCTTATGGCCTTGGCGCGCTTGCCGATCGCCTCGGTGTGCTTGACCACCAGTCTTTCGATCTCCTTCTTGGCCTCGCGCTTGAGGTAGTCGGCGACACGGCGCGGCAGATGGATGCGCTCGCCATGGACGACCAGAAGCGGGCCGCGCTCGTCACGCGAGACCGTGACGGTGCCGCGCTTCGAAGGCTCATGCACGATGCGGTGCGGCACGCCGCGGATCGGGATTTTTATGCCGGGCCGCACTTGCGGGCGGGTAGGCACCTTGGCCAGGCGCTGCTCCAGCCAATCCTGGTGGCGGTCGAGGAATTTCTCCACTTCGCCTCGGCGCAGGCCGGGCGGCACGGTGACGCGAAGGCCCTGGCCGCCGGAATCGATGCGCAAAGTGAGCCGCCTGGCCCTGGCGCTTTCGACGATCTTCAGCGGCAGCGTGCGGCCGGCGACGCAGTGTTCGCGCTCCACCACAGGGGTGGGCTTTGGCTTGGTCAGATTGCGAAAGAAGCCGAGGGTCATGGCTGGACGATACGCGATTCGAAAAAAACGGCCAGTGGAGGGAAGCTACAAAGAGAACAAAAAAGAAACGGCGCCGCTGAACGCGACGCCGCATATCATACCGGAGCCTGTCGCGCGGCTTCAGTCGTCGAGCAGGTTCGTGCCCTTGCCGCGCTTGGCAGCGGGCTTGTCGTCCGAGCCGGTGGTGGTCGGCGCGGTATGCTTGTTGCGGTTGGCCATGAAGCGGTCGAACTCTTCCTGGTCCTTGGCGCGGCGCAGTTCGCGGGCGTAGTCGTCGAACTCGGTCAGCATCTCGTCCAGCTTGCGGCGCTCTTCGGCCAGGCGCTCGAGCTCCTTCTCGCGCCAGTCATCGAAGGCGACATTGCCGGTGCGGGCCGAACCGTGACCCCAGCGGGCCGCCTTGTCGGAGCCGCGGCGGCAGCCGGCGAAGATGCCGTCGGTCGCGCGGTTGACGTCGCGCTTGAAGCCTTCCAGCCGGTCGCCCCAGATGATGTAGGCGAGCATGGCGAAGCCGAGCGGCCAAAACACCATGAAGCCGATGACCATCAGCGCGATGGTGGCCGGCGTCCAGGCCGGACGGATCAATGCAGTCGTATTCATTTCTCCCAATCCTTCCATTGGAGACAGCCAAATCGGCTGCGTGGAATCGAAATGGGAAGGCGAAATGGGCTATTCAAGACAAATCCGGCCAAAACCGGCGAAGCTTCTGAAATGATTATCGCTTTTTGAGTTTTTCCAGGAAAAGCACTGCCATGCCGGCGATAAGCCCCCAGAACGCCGCGCCGACGCCGAAGAGCGTGAGTCCCGACGCGGTCACGGCGAAGGTGACGGTGGCCGGCATGCGGTCGCCAGAGTCATGAAGGGCTATCGACAGCGCATTGGCCAGGGGCGCCGTCAAGGCGAGCCCCGCGACCAGCACGATCAGGCTCTGCGGCAGCACGGCGAAGATCGCCACCAGCGAGGCGCCGAAGATGGCGAAGATGAGATAGGCCAGCGCGTAGAACGGCCCGGTCTTCCACCGCTCGGCCGGATCTGGATGGACATCGGGGCCGGTGCAGATTGCGGCCGAGATCGCCGCGAGATTGGTGGTCGCGGCGCCGAACGGCGCCGAGAGCAGCGAAAACAGTCCGGTGACGCCGATCAGCGGGCCGGGTTCGGGGTGATAGCCGGCGGCACGCAGCACCGCGAGGCCGGAAAGGTTCTGCGAGGCCATGGTGACCAGGTAGAGCGGCAAGGCAAGGCCGATGGTCGCCGATGCGGTGAATTGCGGCGCAATGAACGTCAATGTCGACAGTTCCGGCACCGGCAGGCTGCCGACGCGGCCGGTGAGGAAAGCGGCAAGGCCGCCGCCGATCAGCACCACCAGCACCGATAAAGCCGGACTGAACAGGCGGATGACGAAGAAGGCGGCGATCAGTGGCAGGATCAGCCAGGGATCGGCGGGAATGGCCTTCACCGCATTGACGGCGAAGCTGACCAGGATGCCGGCCAGCATGCCGGACGCCACAGAGGCCGGGATCTGCGCGATCAGCCGGGTCAGCGGCTTGAAGAGGCCGGTGGCGACCAGAAGGACACCGGTGACCATGAAGGCGCCCACGGCCTGCGGCATCGTGAAACCGCTGGAGGCCGCGATCAGGGCGAGACCCGGCGTCGACCAGGCGGTGATGACAGGCATTTTCGTGCGCCAGGACAGCCACAGGCATTCCACGACC
This region of Mesorhizobium sp. M2A.F.Ca.ET.046.03.2.1 genomic DNA includes:
- a CDS encoding benzoate/H(+) symporter BenE family transporter, with amino-acid sequence MRISIPISAFVAAIVGFGGTLALVIAAAKAVGATQIETASGVTAICLAMVVECLWLSWRTKMPVITAWSTPGLALIAASSGFTMPQAVGAFMVTGVLLVATGLFKPLTRLIAQIPASVASGMLAGILVSFAVNAVKAIPADPWLILPLIAAFFVIRLFSPALSVLVVLIGGGLAAFLTGRVGSLPVPELSTLTFIAPQFTASATIGLALPLYLVTMASQNLSGLAVLRAAGYHPEPGPLIGVTGLFSLLSAPFGAATTNLAAISAAICTGPDVHPDPAERWKTGPFYALAYLIFAIFGASLVAIFAVLPQSLIVLVAGLALTAPLANALSIALHDSGDRMPATVTFAVTASGLTLFGVGAAFWGLIAGMAVLFLEKLKKR
- a CDS encoding DUF2852 domain-containing protein, which encodes MNTTALIRPAWTPATIALMVIGFMVFWPLGFAMLAYIIWGDRLEGFKRDVNRATDGIFAGCRRGSDKAARWGHGSARTGNVAFDDWREKELERLAEERRKLDEMLTEFDDYARELRRAKDQEEFDRFMANRNKHTAPTTTGSDDKPAAKRGKGTNLLDD
- a CDS encoding M48 family metallopeptidase, which gives rise to MTLGFFRNLTKPKPTPVVEREHCVAGRTLPLKIVESARARRLTLRIDSGGQGLRVTVPPGLRRGEVEKFLDRHQDWLEQRLAKVPTRPQVRPGIKIPIRGVPHRIVHEPSKRGTVTVSRDERGPLLVVHGERIHLPRRVADYLKREAKKEIERLVVKHTEAIGKRAKAIRYKDTSSRWGSCTSEGNLSFSWRIMMAPPAVINYLVAHEVAHLKEMNHGPKFWKLCEKLCPDTDRCKDWLKRNGGALQAIVFE